One genomic window of Pseudochaenichthys georgianus unplaced genomic scaffold, fPseGeo1.2 scaffold_223_arrow_ctg1, whole genome shotgun sequence includes the following:
- the LOC139433351 gene encoding zinc finger protein 679-like: protein MSSMEEKKEAPGAQKPKGRERRHSCQQCDKSFTSSGHLKRHLRIHTGEKPYWCVECGTTFTTSRHLKSHHRIHTGEKPYSCEECGTTFTRSDALKTHQRIHTGGKKTYSYIQRIITGENLQLVKSVVKTFTQSVLLELNITVFTLEEKPYWCEECGEKLHFTRSNLQITSSCSLRRKTIVGSEV from the exons atgagcagcatggaggagaagaaggaggcccctggagctcag aaaccgaaaggaagagagagacgtcacagctgtcagcaatgtgacaaATCCTTTACATCATCTGGACATTTAAAGCGCCACCtgcgtattcacacaggagaaaaaccttactggtgtgtagagtgtgggacaactttcactacatcaaggcatctcaaatcacatcaccgtattcacactggagaaaaaccttacagctgtgaagagtgtgggacaactttcactagatcagatgctctcaaaacacatcaacgtattcacactggagggaaaaaaacttacagct ACATCCAACGTATCATAACTGGAGAAAACCTACAGCTTGTGAAGAGTGTGGTGAAAACGTTCACTCAATCAGTGCTTCTAGAACTcaacatcaccgtattcacactggaggaAAAAccttactggtgtgaagagtgtggggaaAAACTTCACTTCACCAGGAGTAATCTCCAGATCACATCTTCGTGTTCACTCAGGAGAAAAACCATAGTGGGTTCAGAAGTGTAG